Within Halorubrum lacusprofundi ATCC 49239, the genomic segment CTTAGCGAAAGAAGAGGAGTACGGCGTCGCCGCCGAGGAGATCGCCCGCGTCGTCCACCTCGTCGACACGTGGAACCAGAGCCTCGACGACGCGTGTCGGCGGCGGGCTGAGGAGGTCCCCTCCGACGCGATGGCCGACTTCTTCGACCGGCTCGGCTACACGATGGGCGCCGGCCAGTCGTTAGAGGAGTTCCTCGTCTCCGAGCAGGACGTCATGCTCGCGAAGTACGAGACGCTGTACGAGTCCTCGCTGTCGAATCTGGAGGTGATGAAGGACCTGTACATGTCGATGATCCTCTCGATGACGTTCGCCTTGGTGTTCGCGATCGTCCTCCCGATCTTGACCGGGAACGACCCGACCGCGACGGTCGCGGCGGTCATCGTCCTCTTCGTCTTCGTCCAGCTCGGGTTCTACGCGATGATCCGGGCGACCTCGCCGTACGACCCGATCTGGTTTCACCCGGACGAGCGCGCGCCCGGCGACCTGAAGCTGTGGGCGTCGCTCGGGATCGGCGGCGGGCTCTCCTTCCTCATCATCGGGATCACGGCCGCCGGGATGTTCGGGTACGGCCCGGGGCTCCCCGGACTGCTCTGGTTCATCGACGACGTGCGGCTCCCGCTGTACCTCGCGGTGCCGATCTCACCACTCTTTATCACCGGCGTCGTCCTCCGCAGCGAAGAGCAGGCGATCACGGCCCGCGACGGCGAGTTCCCCTCCTTCATCCGGGCGCTCGGGGCGACCGAGAGCGCCAAACAGTCGACGACCACCGACGTGTTGACCACGCTGCGCGACAAGAACTTCGGCGACCTCTCGCCGTCGATCGAGCGGCTCTACCGCCGGCTCAACATGCGGATCAGCACCGAGGGCGCGTGGGAGCAGTTCACGTACGACACACGGTCGTACCTCATCCAGAAGTTCTCCGAGATGTACCTCGTCGGCCGGCAGATGGGCGGAGATCCGAAGATGCTCGGCGAACTGATCTCGAAGAACATGAACGCCGTGAACCAGCTCCGCGAGCAGCGCCGGCAGGCGGCGATGACCTTTATCGGCCTGCTGTACGGGATCACGGCGGCGGCGACGTTCGCCTTCTTCATCGGACTGGAGATCGTCGCCATCCTCGCGGACCTGACGGCCGATTTCCAGCTCGATGAGATGGATATCGGTCAGATCGTCTACCCCGGGGCGTACGACATCCCCCTCATCGAGTACCTGCTGCTCACGGTCGTCCTCTTTAACGCCTCGCTCTCCTCGCAGATGATCCGACGGATCGACGGCGGCAACCCCGCAAACGGGTACATCCACTTCGTGCTGTTGACGTGGTTGGGTGCGGCGACGGCGATCGCGACGCGGACGCTGGTCAACGCAATCTTGACGATTTAGCTGAATTGAGGCGCTAAGCCCCCTTCCTCAGCGAGCGGCGACCGAACGGGAGGCGCGAGCAGGGAGGGGATACAGCGCCGCACAGTTCTCATATACGATTCGGTGGCAGGCCAACAGATCCTCGTAATCACAATTTTTTTGCAGTAGGGTAGCATAGTATTTGTCGAACCTAATAGTGTACGACCTCGACTCGGGAGCGCATTCGACGTTTTCCCTGCACTACCACCTGATACTCACCACGAAGTATCGGCGCGGAGTGCTAACCGAGGAGCGAACCCAATTCATTCACGAGGTCATCGGCGGGTTCACGGACAACTACGGTGTCGAACTGACGAACCTCGACGGCGAGGACGACCACGTACACATCCTGTTCCGAGCGAAACCAACCACGGACCTCGTGAAGTTCATCAACACGGTCAAGGGCGCAACCGCTCGCCGTATCCGCAACGAGTACGCGGACGAACTGAAAACCGAACTGTGGGGCGACTCGTTCTGGAACGACTCGTACTGCCTCATCTCGACGGGGCAGGTGTCGCTGGATGTGTTGAAACAGTACGTCGAGGACCAACGCGAGTAGAATGTACTACGCCTACAAGTACCGTCTCAAACCGTCCGACGCCCACCGCGAGGCGTTGGACCGCCACCGAGACATTTGTAGGCAACTGTACAACCACACACTCAACCGCCTCAACGAGTACCAAGACGAGCACGGTGAACTGCCATCCATGACCACGCTTCGGTCGGAGCTACCCGACCTCAAGAAATGGTGGGACGGCCTCTCGGACGTGTACTCGAAGGTTCTCCAAACCGTCGTGGAACGGCTGTTTGACAACCTCAAAGGCCTCTCTGCGCTCAAGAAGAACGGCCACGGCGTCGGCCAACTCAAGTGGAAGCCGCCACGGGAGTTCCGCAGTTTCACGTACAGTCAGTCTGGCTTCAAGCTCGACAAGAAGGGCGGTCAGACTGTGCTGTCACTCTCGAAACTCGCGGACATACCGATTCGGCTTCACCGCGCCATCCCCGACGACGCCACGCTCAAGCAGGTCACGGTCAAGAAGGAACCGACGGGCGAGTGGTTCGCCACGTTCGGCGTCCAAATGGACCGTGAACCTCCTGAGCCACCTGAGAATCCCGAGAAGTGCGTCGGTATCGACGTGGGGATTCTCAAGTACGCTCACGACACCGACGGCACAGCAGTCGGGTCGCTCGATCTCACCGACAAACGTGAACGCTTGGAGCGCGAGCAACGGAAACTCTCGCGGAAGCAACACGGGTCGAACAACTACGAGAAGCAACGGCGACGAGTCGCGGAGTGTCACGCTAATCTCCGGCAGAAGCGCCGTGACTTCTTGCACAAACTCTCGGCGTATTACGCTCGGGAGTACGATCTCGTGGCGGTCGAAGACCTGAACGTGAAGGGGATGATGGAGTCGCCGGCGAACAGCCGCAACACCGCCTCCGCCGCGTGGCGGACGTTCCTCTCGTTGCTCGAATACAAGTGCGAACGGGAGGGGGCACACTTCGTGGCGGTTGATCCGAGAGGGACGACCAAGGAGTGTGCGTCATGTGGCGTCTCGACGGAGAAGCCGTTGTGGGTCCGTGAACACTCCTGTCCCGCCTGCGGGTTTGAGGCGGACAGGGACGCGAACGCGGCGTGGAACATTCTTTCTCGTGGCCTCGGAGATGTAGGAGTGGGACACTCCGAATCAACGCCTGTGGAGACTGCGCTCCCTGTGGATACAGCAGTATCTGCAAAGCGCGTCCTGGAAGCAGGAAGCCCTACTCTCAAGGAGCGAGCGGCGTCAGCCGTGAGCGAGTAGGGGAGGGTAGTTCACTTGACGGCCTTGGAGAGCTCGGCACCCGCCTTGAACTTGACCACGTTCTTCGCCGCGATCTGGATCTCTTTTCCGGTCTGAGGGTTTCGTCCGGTCCGGGCAGACCGCTTTGAGATGCTGAACGTGCCGAACCCCTTATTCTCGTCCTCTTCCTCACCCAACGACAGCCGATCACCTTTCTTCAGGGCCTTCGTCGTCGCGTTGATGAACGCCTCGAGCGCCCACTTCGCGTCGTCCTCCGATAACCCCTCGTGCGAGTTGCGTCTCGTTTCACTCGCGATGTACTTCGCGTCGATCACCACGTCGGCGTCCCGGCACTTGGCGCTGGCCTCGTCACCCTTGCCGGGGTTGAGATCGAGGGCGGCCGCGAACTCCGGGCAGGCGTCGAACGTCACCGGCGAGTCGTCTACAGGTCCGTTTCGGGAGCTCGGATTTCGCCCCGTCCGGGCGGAGCGCTTCGAGATACTGAACGATCCGAATCCGACCAGTACGGCGCTGTCGCCCTTCTCCAAGGCTTTCGTCGTCGCGTCGGTGAACGTGTCGAGCGCCCGCTTCGCGTCCGACTTGCTCAGTCCGGATTCACTCGCCATCGACTCGATCAGTTCCGCTTTGTTCATCGCCGCTGCCTGACCGGTCGTCGCTAACAGGGCTAGTCCGAGGGACGTCGAGAGGATAGCACCCCTCCGCAGTACGGTTCGCCGCGAGAGCTCGATTTGAGACCTGATATTTTTACTCACGGTACTCTATCGCTGGATTAATATATGAACCTATTGTTAATTTCATTTTTAATATATTCTCGTATGATAATTTTGATTAAAAGCGGATCCCGACCGCGAGAGGGTTGGAACCCGCGAGAGGGTTGGAACGTGTCTCCTGCTGCTGATAGGAACGGAGCCGAGGCGCATCCCCCGCGGCCTACCGCTCGAACAGCGTCGGCTCAGAAACGTCCTCGTTGGCCGCCTCGCGCCACGAGCGCGAGGGCGTCCACCCGAACAGTCGCTCGGCCTTCGCGATCGCGTACGCGCCGCGATCGTCGCCCTCGGCGAGCGCGCTCCCGTCGACCGCGCAGTCGTCGGGGACCTCGCCGTACGCCTCCCGCAACAGGTCGAGCAGGGGGCGACCGAGCGCGTTGTCGGCGGCGACGCAGTTGACCGCCTCGTGGGTTCCGGGCGCTACCGTCGGGTCCGATCCCGCCGTGTCCGCGAGCGCAGCGGCGACGAGGTCGGCCACGTCGCGGGCGTCGATGTACGACCAGAAGTTACCTGCGCCGGCGTCGAGGTCGTTCACGTACCCGTCGCTTCGGCAGGCGTACTCGCCCGGGAACTGGATCCACGAGGGGCGGATCGAGACGGCTGGGACGCCCTCGCGGCGCGCGACCGCGCCCGCGGCCGCCTCCGCGGTCACCTTCGAGAGGCCGTACGGGTCTTCTGGTTGGAGGGGATGGTCCTCGGTGATCGGCAGCTCGTCGGGGAACGGCGTCGGATCGGCGAAGAAGAACCCGTAGGCGCCGTCGCTCGACGCCTGTACGATCCGGGCGTCGGCGCGTCCGGCGGCGTCGAGGACGTTCTTCGCCGCGTGGACGTTCGTCTCGAACACGCGACCGTCGGGGTGGGTGCCCGCGACCGGGATCGCTGCCCAGTGGACGACCACGTCGGGGTCGACGGCGTGGACCACGTCGAGCGCCTCGCCGCGGTCGGCGAGGTCGGCTGCGCGGAACGAGACGTGGGAGGTCGGGTCGACTCCCGGACCGGGATGTTCGTAGTCAACGACGACGACCTCGTAGTCGCCCGCGAGTCGGTCGACGATCCAACGCCCGGAGGCGCCGCGACCGCCGGTGACGAGAACGGTTTCCATGCGTGCGGGTCGCCCGGGCGAGGGAAAAGCGCTACCGTCGCCGTCTCCGGCAGTCTTTAACCGACTGAGGGGTACAATACAGGTATGGAATGGAAGACGGATTGGGGATTACGTGGACGGATGGGGTTCACGATGTTCCTGCTCTTCGCCCTCTACGTCGTGTTCATCGGTGTCCTGATCGAGGTATTCAACGTCGAGATCATCTTCACCCTCGCGATGTTCGGCGCGTTCTCGTTCGCCCAGTACTTCTTCAGCGACAAGCTCGCCCTGCGGAGCATGGGCGCTCGCAAGGTGAGCCCCGAGGAGTATCCGGATCTGCACCGACGGGTCGAGCGCCTGAGCCAGCAGGCCGATCTCCCGAAGCCGACCGTCGCCGTCGCCGACACGCAGGTGCCGAACGCGTTCGCGACCGGCCGGAACAAGAAGAACGCGACCGTCGCCGTGACCACCGGCCTGCTCCGAGCGCTCGACGACGACGAGCTCGACGGCGTGCTCGCCCACGAGCTCGCGCACGTGAAGAACCGCGACGTGATGGTGATGACCATCGCGTCGTTCCTCTCGACGATCGCCTTCTTCATCGTGCGGTGGGGATGGCTGTTCAGCGGCGACAACCGGCAGGGCGCGCCCGTCATCGTCGCAATCGTCGTGTCGATCCTCGTCTGGATCGTCTCGTTCCTGCTCATTCGCGCGCTGTCGCGGTACCGCGAGTACTCGGCCGACCGTGGCGCGGCGCTCATCACGGGGAAGCCCGGCGCGCTCGCCTCGGCGCTGATGACGATCGACGGCCGGATGGACCGCGTACCCAAGGAGGACCTCCGCGAGGAGGCGGAGATGAACGCGTTCTTCATCATCCCGATCAAGGCGGGGTTCGTCGGCAAGATCGCCTCGACGCACCCCCCGACGGAGAGCCGGATCGAGCGGCTCCGCGACCTCGAACGGGAGATGGAGACGGCCTGAGCCGGAACCGTCGCGACGACCGCCCGCCGGACAGACCGCACCTCCCGAGTCCCTTTTTGCGAGCTGAAGGCGAAACACGCCGAAGCATCGCCCGCATCGACCCCCGTCTCGTATTCGACTCCGTCGAACGAAGTCGATCGACGCGGTCGGCACCGGAGCCCGATCGATCACGGACGGAGTACCGGTGGTGAGCGCGGAAGCCGCGCGTTCCCCATTCGGCGTCGGTAACGCTGTCGTATCAGAAATACATACAGATATGGAATAATATAAGACTCATATAGA encodes:
- the tnpA gene encoding IS200/IS605-like element ISHla15 family transposase, giving the protein MVYDLDSGAHSTFSLHYHLILTTKYRRGVLTEERTQFIHEVIGGFTDNYGVELTNLDGEDDHVHILFRAKPTTDLVKFINTVKGATARRIRNEYADELKTELWGDSFWNDSYCLISTGQVSLDVLKQYVEDQRE
- a CDS encoding HU family DNA-binding protein, whose protein sequence is MNKAELIESMASESGLSKSDAKRALDTFTDATTKALEKGDSAVLVGFGSFSISKRSARTGRNPSSRNGPVDDSPVTFDACPEFAAALDLNPGKGDEASAKCRDADVVIDAKYIASETRRNSHEGLSEDDAKWALEAFINATTKALKKGDRLSLGEEEDENKGFGTFSISKRSARTGRNPQTGKEIQIAAKNVVKFKAGAELSKAVK
- the flaJ gene encoding archaellar assembly protein FlaJ — translated: MAVKEVGNGLATAAELTSAVMESYDKLDISKRKYVGFVLIPAILVFLASVVGLFVLPLPFAARVPVPMFGGLVLVSAVIYPKIYLSSLENKIDNQLHLVMTHMTVLSTTNIDRMEVFRTLAKEEEYGVAAEEIARVVHLVDTWNQSLDDACRRRAEEVPSDAMADFFDRLGYTMGAGQSLEEFLVSEQDVMLAKYETLYESSLSNLEVMKDLYMSMILSMTFALVFAIVLPILTGNDPTATVAAVIVLFVFVQLGFYAMIRATSPYDPIWFHPDERAPGDLKLWASLGIGGGLSFLIIGITAAGMFGYGPGLPGLLWFIDDVRLPLYLAVPISPLFITGVVLRSEEQAITARDGEFPSFIRALGATESAKQSTTTDVLTTLRDKNFGDLSPSIERLYRRLNMRISTEGAWEQFTYDTRSYLIQKFSEMYLVGRQMGGDPKMLGELISKNMNAVNQLREQRRQAAMTFIGLLYGITAAATFAFFIGLEIVAILADLTADFQLDEMDIGQIVYPGAYDIPLIEYLLLTVVLFNASLSSQMIRRIDGGNPANGYIHFVLLTWLGAATAIATRTLVNAILTI
- the htpX gene encoding zinc metalloprotease HtpX produces the protein MEWKTDWGLRGRMGFTMFLLFALYVVFIGVLIEVFNVEIIFTLAMFGAFSFAQYFFSDKLALRSMGARKVSPEEYPDLHRRVERLSQQADLPKPTVAVADTQVPNAFATGRNKKNATVAVTTGLLRALDDDELDGVLAHELAHVKNRDVMVMTIASFLSTIAFFIVRWGWLFSGDNRQGAPVIVAIVVSILVWIVSFLLIRALSRYREYSADRGAALITGKPGALASALMTIDGRMDRVPKEDLREEAEMNAFFIIPIKAGFVGKIASTHPPTESRIERLRDLEREMETA
- a CDS encoding RNA-guided endonuclease InsQ/TnpB family protein encodes the protein MYYAYKYRLKPSDAHREALDRHRDICRQLYNHTLNRLNEYQDEHGELPSMTTLRSELPDLKKWWDGLSDVYSKVLQTVVERLFDNLKGLSALKKNGHGVGQLKWKPPREFRSFTYSQSGFKLDKKGGQTVLSLSKLADIPIRLHRAIPDDATLKQVTVKKEPTGEWFATFGVQMDREPPEPPENPEKCVGIDVGILKYAHDTDGTAVGSLDLTDKRERLEREQRKLSRKQHGSNNYEKQRRRVAECHANLRQKRRDFLHKLSAYYAREYDLVAVEDLNVKGMMESPANSRNTASAAWRTFLSLLEYKCEREGAHFVAVDPRGTTKECASCGVSTEKPLWVREHSCPACGFEADRDANAAWNILSRGLGDVGVGHSESTPVETALPVDTAVSAKRVLEAGSPTLKERAASAVSE
- a CDS encoding NAD-dependent epimerase/dehydratase family protein encodes the protein METVLVTGGRGASGRWIVDRLAGDYEVVVVDYEHPGPGVDPTSHVSFRAADLADRGEALDVVHAVDPDVVVHWAAIPVAGTHPDGRVFETNVHAAKNVLDAAGRADARIVQASSDGAYGFFFADPTPFPDELPITEDHPLQPEDPYGLSKVTAEAAAGAVARREGVPAVSIRPSWIQFPGEYACRSDGYVNDLDAGAGNFWSYIDARDVADLVAAALADTAGSDPTVAPGTHEAVNCVAADNALGRPLLDLLREAYGEVPDDCAVDGSALAEGDDRGAYAIAKAERLFGWTPSRSWREAANEDVSEPTLFER